Proteins encoded together in one Halomicrobium urmianum window:
- a CDS encoding Gfo/Idh/MocA family protein has product MGVVTVSHTGSARQRGNGNNGKGQGPPDETPPRKGESVIGLTDQIDTVDVGIIGLGNRGSSMTQLIDAMANEDKGRIQAICDLREEPVAETETWIEEEGTNEVPDTYTGSKDAWMDLVERDDLDLVFVFTHHRAHAPMAKYAMEQGKHVAVEVPMATTIEECWSLVDTAERTQKQCMMLENVNYFDTEMWVLNMIHEGVFGDQLNYASGGYIHNLVAEYFFQAYWNDWRSKNHREFKGDLYPTHGLGPLAFYMGINRGDRLEYISSQESPESRLTQRAQELPEDHWAHGVDDWANGDTTRSEILTNEGRQIHLQFDVKTNRAYSRKNELAGSDAYHEGFPSELAVDSEGHGFVDDETYDQYYEEYRHPLWQQMEDIAEEYGGHGGGDFLEIYRLFDAFNQGRPLDMDVYDGAAWSAVRPLSRISIEHDGAPVKFPDFTRGEWKEERELQVMDFDTI; this is encoded by the coding sequence ATGGGAGTAGTTACCGTCTCACACACCGGAAGCGCCCGACAACGAGGGAACGGAAACAACGGAAAGGGACAGGGCCCGCCGGACGAGACGCCCCCGCGGAAAGGCGAATCCGTCATCGGACTCACCGACCAGATCGACACGGTCGACGTGGGAATCATCGGCCTCGGCAATCGCGGGTCGTCGATGACCCAGCTCATCGACGCGATGGCCAACGAGGACAAGGGGCGGATACAGGCGATCTGTGACCTCCGGGAGGAGCCGGTCGCAGAGACGGAGACCTGGATCGAGGAGGAGGGAACGAACGAGGTACCCGACACGTATACGGGGTCGAAAGACGCCTGGATGGACCTGGTAGAACGCGACGACCTCGATCTGGTGTTCGTCTTCACGCACCATCGCGCACACGCGCCCATGGCGAAGTACGCTATGGAGCAGGGCAAGCACGTGGCCGTCGAGGTCCCGATGGCGACGACGATCGAGGAGTGCTGGTCGCTGGTAGACACCGCCGAACGGACCCAGAAGCAGTGTATGATGCTGGAGAACGTCAACTACTTCGACACGGAGATGTGGGTCCTCAACATGATCCACGAGGGCGTGTTCGGAGATCAGCTGAACTACGCCTCGGGCGGGTACATCCACAACCTCGTCGCGGAGTACTTCTTCCAGGCGTACTGGAACGACTGGCGCTCGAAGAACCACCGGGAGTTCAAGGGCGACCTGTACCCGACCCACGGGCTGGGTCCGCTCGCCTTCTACATGGGGATCAACCGCGGCGACCGACTGGAGTACATCTCGAGTCAGGAGAGCCCCGAGAGCAGGCTCACCCAGCGCGCCCAGGAACTCCCCGAGGACCACTGGGCCCACGGCGTCGACGACTGGGCCAACGGCGACACGACGCGGTCGGAGATTCTGACGAACGAGGGGCGGCAGATCCACCTCCAGTTCGACGTCAAGACCAACCGCGCCTACAGCCGGAAGAACGAGCTCGCGGGATCTGACGCCTACCACGAGGGGTTCCCGAGCGAGCTGGCCGTCGACAGCGAGGGCCACGGGTTCGTCGACGACGAGACCTACGACCAGTACTACGAGGAGTACCGCCACCCGCTGTGGCAACAGATGGAAGACATCGCCGAGGAGTACGGCGGTCACGGCGGCGGCGACTTCCTGGAGATCTACCGCCTGTTCGACGCGTTCAACCAGGGGCGCCCGCTCGACATGGACGTCTACGACGGCGCCGCCTGGAGCGCCGTCAGGCCCCTGTCGCGGATCTCGATCGAACACGACGGCGCACCCGTCAAGTTCCCCGACTTCACCCGCGGCGAGTGGAAGGAGGAACGGGAACTGCAGGTGATGGACTTCGACACGATCTAG
- a CDS encoding IclR family transcriptional regulator, with the protein MGKNGQPRRIKSVDRTLDIVEALRDNDSMTVTELAETVDLSPGTVHTYLATLEDRGYVCSESGVYRLGLFLLPMGEYIRASSDLYKAAKSVVDELADETGEAIHLVVESNWYEIQLYEQFGSDAVGEELYIQNKGVPKRNLHCSAAGKAILAHLDEERREEILANCEFAERTPATITDAEALREELRSIRDRGIAFNDEEQIQGLRAVGAPITTEGTIQGGISLSAPVSRLEGERFRSTFPDHARQAANIVEVNLQAT; encoded by the coding sequence ATGGGGAAGAACGGGCAACCGCGACGCATCAAATCCGTCGACCGAACGCTCGACATTGTGGAGGCACTGCGGGACAACGACTCGATGACGGTGACCGAGCTCGCGGAGACGGTCGACCTCTCCCCAGGGACGGTCCACACGTACCTGGCAACGCTCGAAGATCGGGGCTACGTCTGCTCCGAGAGCGGGGTGTACCGACTCGGCCTGTTCCTGCTCCCGATGGGCGAGTACATCCGGGCGAGCTCCGACCTCTACAAAGCCGCGAAGTCCGTCGTCGACGAGCTGGCAGACGAGACCGGTGAGGCCATCCACCTCGTCGTCGAGAGCAACTGGTACGAGATCCAGCTCTACGAGCAGTTCGGCTCCGACGCGGTCGGCGAGGAGCTCTACATCCAGAACAAGGGGGTTCCGAAGCGGAACCTCCACTGTTCGGCCGCCGGTAAGGCGATCCTCGCGCACCTCGACGAGGAGCGCCGCGAGGAGATACTCGCGAACTGCGAGTTCGCAGAGCGGACGCCGGCGACGATCACCGACGCGGAGGCGCTCCGCGAGGAACTGCGGTCCATCCGGGACCGGGGTATCGCCTTCAACGACGAGGAACAGATCCAGGGCCTGCGAGCCGTCGGAGCGCCGATTACGACCGAAGGCACGATCCAGGGCGGTATCAGCCTCTCGGCGCCAGTCAGCCGCCTCGAAGGCGAGCGGTTCCGATCGACGTTCCCCGATCACGCACGGCAGGCCGCGAACATCGTCGAGGTGAATCTGCAGGCGACGTGA
- a CDS encoding dihydrodipicolinate synthase family protein, giving the protein MAYETLKEGLSNAGFTLPTPFTEDGTAVNHDALAANVEFLRDAGASLFVPCGNTGEYYSLSNDERAGVVRTVVDAVGDDAIVIGGVGGSTKNALSLLERYEAAGADGVLVMYPRHTYVHEDGIRSYYERIADATDLGVVLYKRGPRLSLANVAALSGRENVVCVKFAQNDVDLFAKAVSRTPGDVVWSTGVAERFVPAYALEGATGFTTGIGNFAPEPVLALADAVRAGDFDRAKRIRDGLRPYEDLRDESGVGSDFDAANNVPSVKYGQELAGLYGGPVREPLAELPDEVKTRCREYYDRLTDLDLD; this is encoded by the coding sequence ATGGCATACGAGACGCTGAAGGAGGGACTTAGTAACGCCGGATTCACGCTTCCGACGCCGTTCACGGAGGACGGGACGGCCGTGAACCACGACGCGCTGGCGGCGAACGTCGAGTTCCTCCGCGACGCGGGCGCGAGCCTCTTCGTCCCCTGTGGCAACACGGGCGAGTACTACTCGCTCTCCAACGACGAGCGAGCGGGCGTCGTCCGGACGGTCGTCGACGCGGTCGGTGACGACGCGATCGTGATCGGCGGCGTGGGAGGGAGCACGAAGAACGCGCTCTCGCTCCTCGAACGCTACGAGGCGGCCGGGGCCGACGGGGTCCTGGTGATGTATCCGAGGCACACCTACGTCCACGAGGACGGCATCCGCTCGTACTACGAACGCATCGCCGACGCGACGGACCTCGGCGTCGTGCTGTACAAGCGCGGGCCCCGCCTCTCGCTCGCGAACGTGGCCGCGCTCTCCGGGCGGGAGAACGTTGTCTGCGTGAAGTTCGCCCAGAACGACGTCGACCTGTTCGCGAAGGCCGTCTCCCGGACGCCCGGCGACGTCGTCTGGTCGACGGGCGTCGCCGAACGGTTCGTCCCGGCCTACGCGCTCGAGGGGGCGACCGGCTTCACGACGGGGATCGGGAACTTCGCCCCCGAACCCGTGCTCGCGCTCGCGGACGCCGTTCGAGCCGGTGATTTCGATCGGGCGAAACGGATCCGTGACGGACTGCGACCCTACGAGGACCTCCGGGACGAGAGCGGCGTGGGGAGCGACTTCGACGCCGCGAACAACGTCCCGTCGGTGAAGTACGGACAGGAACTGGCCGGCCTGTACGGCGGGCCGGTGCGGGAGCCGCTCGCGGAACTCCCGGACGAAGTGAAGACCCGCTGCCGCGAGTACTACGACCGACTGACTGATCTCGACCTCGACTGA
- a CDS encoding mandelate racemase/muconate lactonizing enzyme family protein: MEITDVTAITVDVPLVDLDERLGIGPYVTNHGQVDSMERVLVRVDTDEGIAGWGEMRTFLSPAATEAIIEDGIAPLIEGQSPFEVERLRRQVFIEYTNIELFFAAVETACWDIAGKALKRPVFELLGGSTAPQQTTAMNADAADAESATDREVEFAFCLGILSPEESRVKAREALHAGFSVLKTKAGRDWQQDVARIEAMHDEVDGRLEFRLDPNQGWSLDQAVRVGAALEDSGIYLQYMEQPIRVNAHDSLAMLRQRLRQPIAPNEDTYIPNNLRSLVDARAMDVAVLDLTPAGGISGLRQQAAIVEDAGVPCTHHCAFDLGVRTAAVLHAVHGLPGFSLPPDTTYYGWEDDVIAEPFEVTEGRMTVPDEPGLGVDVDMDAVDEYRV; encoded by the coding sequence ATGGAGATAACCGACGTGACTGCGATCACTGTCGACGTCCCGCTGGTCGACCTCGACGAGCGCCTCGGCATCGGTCCGTACGTCACCAACCACGGCCAGGTGGACTCGATGGAGCGGGTCCTCGTCCGCGTGGACACCGACGAGGGAATCGCCGGCTGGGGGGAGATGCGGACCTTCCTCTCGCCCGCGGCGACGGAGGCGATCATCGAGGACGGCATCGCCCCGCTGATCGAGGGACAGTCGCCCTTCGAGGTCGAGCGGCTCCGCCGGCAGGTGTTCATCGAGTACACCAACATCGAGCTGTTCTTCGCCGCCGTCGAGACCGCCTGCTGGGACATCGCCGGAAAGGCGCTGAAACGGCCCGTCTTCGAACTCCTGGGCGGGTCGACGGCGCCCCAGCAGACCACGGCGATGAACGCCGACGCGGCGGACGCCGAGTCCGCGACTGACCGCGAGGTCGAGTTCGCGTTCTGCCTCGGCATCCTCTCGCCCGAGGAGTCCCGGGTCAAGGCGCGCGAGGCGCTCCACGCGGGGTTCTCGGTCCTCAAGACGAAGGCCGGCCGCGACTGGCAACAGGACGTCGCCCGCATCGAGGCGATGCACGACGAGGTCGACGGTCGACTCGAGTTCCGCCTCGATCCGAACCAGGGCTGGTCGCTCGACCAGGCCGTCCGCGTGGGGGCCGCCCTCGAGGACTCGGGGATCTACCTCCAGTACATGGAACAGCCGATCCGGGTCAACGCCCACGACTCGCTCGCGATGCTCCGCCAGCGCCTCCGCCAGCCCATCGCCCCGAACGAGGACACCTACATCCCCAACAACCTCCGGTCGCTCGTCGACGCGAGGGCGATGGACGTGGCGGTCCTCGACCTGACCCCGGCGGGCGGCATCTCGGGCCTCCGACAGCAGGCCGCTATCGTCGAGGACGCCGGCGTCCCCTGCACGCACCACTGCGCGTTCGACCTCGGCGTCCGAACCGCCGCGGTTCTGCACGCAGTGCACGGTCTGCCGGGCTTCTCGCTCCCGCCGGACACGACGTACTACGGCTGGGAGGACGACGTCATCGCTGAGCCGTTCGAGGTCACCGAGGGCCGCATGACCGTTCCGGACGAACCCGGACTGGGCGTGGACGTCGATATGGACGCCGTCGACGAGTACCGGGTCTGA
- a CDS encoding carbohydrate ABC transporter permease translates to MGTVEEYTEPPADSRLERGVHYLWQNRLAYLLIAPAAIFLLSVVGWPIFETFRLSLYRSPADAAIETYVGFQHYVEILNSDIFYQLLWQTGRWVLLGVAGKTLLGLLIAVHLRGDIRGRKFFRTAFLIPWGIPYAISAVVFRWIEHPQYGYLNAILLKLGVIDQGMGILGSPDIAWLGVVVADVWIGTPFMAIIFLAGLQSIPEELYEAAAIDGAEKWHQFRYITLPQLKSVILIATLLSTIWTFVSFDVIWTMTGGGPINTTATLVIWIYQVGLENGNLGRGAAYSVIGFLFLMAFAVIYLRIYTRGGDEL, encoded by the coding sequence ATGGGTACCGTAGAGGAGTACACCGAGCCGCCGGCCGACTCGCGCCTCGAACGGGGCGTGCACTACCTGTGGCAGAACAGGCTGGCGTACCTGCTGATCGCACCGGCCGCGATCTTCCTATTGAGCGTCGTCGGGTGGCCGATCTTCGAGACGTTCCGCCTGTCGCTGTATCGCTCGCCGGCCGACGCCGCGATCGAGACCTACGTCGGGTTCCAGCACTACGTCGAGATCCTCAACAGCGACATCTTCTACCAGTTGCTCTGGCAGACGGGCCGCTGGGTTCTGCTCGGCGTCGCGGGCAAGACGCTGCTGGGCCTGTTGATCGCCGTTCACCTCCGGGGCGACATCCGGGGCCGGAAGTTCTTCCGGACCGCGTTCCTCATCCCGTGGGGGATCCCCTACGCGATCTCCGCCGTCGTCTTCCGGTGGATCGAGCACCCGCAGTACGGCTACCTCAACGCGATCCTCCTGAAACTCGGCGTGATCGATCAGGGAATGGGCATTCTCGGGAGTCCCGACATCGCCTGGCTCGGCGTCGTGGTGGCCGACGTCTGGATCGGGACGCCCTTCATGGCTATCATCTTCCTCGCTGGGTTGCAGTCCATTCCCGAGGAGCTGTACGAGGCCGCCGCCATCGACGGCGCCGAGAAGTGGCACCAGTTCCGCTACATCACGCTGCCCCAGCTCAAGAGCGTCATCCTGATCGCGACGCTGCTGTCGACGATCTGGACGTTCGTCAGCTTCGACGTCATCTGGACGATGACCGGCGGCGGCCCGATCAACACCACGGCCACGCTCGTGATCTGGATCTACCAGGTCGGCCTCGAGAACGGGAACCTCGGCAGGGGCGCGGCGTACAGCGTCATCGGGTTCCTGTTCCTGATGGCGTTCGCCGTGATCTACCTCCGGATCTACACTCGCGGAGGTGACGAGCTATGA
- a CDS encoding ABC transporter substrate-binding protein, translating into MPNDPSKALEGESIDRRRMLEAIGAGGVVAISGCLGGDGGDGDGGDGGGGDGGDGGDGGGNESGGDGGQQTIQFLTMGVGDNIAAFFEENNAAFEEEYDCNLEFTSVTWDNAQQTVNNRVDGGEAPDVARWPARWIPQLVGKEALVPVTDMMEGEFGEKFYEGMAEGCMYQGEYYAAPWAASNKCFYYNKDVFESAGLDPENPSLDTWDDMLSAAQTITEETNTPALGLAGADAIETGSQYYHYHWSYGADLIDDEGQPVVNSDEGVQALTFYSDLHLEHGVTQSSPLSSTRQDIRQLFESGSLGMVIAHVYTGINIAESDADFDYGIVQVPEGPAGRYSLNTIDGISIFAQTEVEDLARDLLRFYFDEDRHFEYASSKGFMPTVESVGERDYFQDSKNWAPFIEAGQYARARPKLSNFNQFNNRMVQAIQEALGDQKSPQQALDDAQADLEEMMQ; encoded by the coding sequence ATGCCGAACGACCCATCAAAAGCCCTCGAAGGGGAGAGTATCGACCGGCGGCGGATGCTCGAAGCGATCGGAGCGGGCGGCGTCGTCGCTATCTCGGGCTGTCTGGGCGGTGACGGCGGCGACGGCGACGGCGGCGACGGCGGTGGCGGGGACGGCGGGGACGGTGGAGACGGTGGCGGCAACGAGAGCGGCGGCGACGGCGGCCAGCAGACCATCCAGTTCCTGACGATGGGCGTCGGTGACAACATCGCGGCGTTCTTCGAGGAGAACAACGCCGCCTTCGAGGAGGAGTACGACTGCAACCTCGAGTTCACGAGCGTCACCTGGGACAACGCCCAGCAGACCGTCAACAACCGCGTCGACGGCGGGGAGGCGCCCGACGTCGCTCGCTGGCCCGCCCGCTGGATCCCACAACTCGTCGGCAAGGAGGCCCTCGTCCCCGTCACCGATATGATGGAGGGCGAGTTCGGGGAGAAGTTCTACGAGGGAATGGCGGAGGGGTGCATGTACCAGGGCGAGTACTACGCCGCCCCGTGGGCCGCGTCGAACAAGTGCTTCTACTACAACAAGGACGTCTTTGAGTCGGCGGGCCTCGATCCGGAGAACCCGTCGCTCGACACCTGGGACGACATGCTCTCGGCGGCCCAGACCATCACCGAAGAGACCAACACGCCCGCACTGGGCCTCGCAGGTGCCGACGCCATCGAGACCGGATCGCAGTACTACCACTACCACTGGTCCTACGGCGCCGACCTGATCGACGACGAGGGCCAGCCCGTCGTCAACTCCGACGAAGGGGTCCAGGCGCTGACCTTCTACTCCGATCTGCACCTCGAACACGGCGTCACGCAGTCGTCGCCGCTGTCCTCGACGCGCCAGGACATCAGGCAGCTGTTCGAGTCCGGATCGCTCGGCATGGTCATCGCTCACGTGTACACCGGGATCAACATCGCGGAGAGCGACGCGGACTTCGACTACGGGATCGTGCAGGTGCCGGAAGGCCCGGCCGGTCGCTACAGTCTGAACACGATCGACGGGATCTCGATCTTCGCCCAGACCGAGGTCGAGGACCTCGCGAGGGACCTGTTGCGGTTCTACTTCGACGAGGATCGCCACTTCGAGTACGCCAGCAGCAAGGGCTTCATGCCCACGGTGGAGTCGGTCGGTGAGCGCGACTACTTCCAGGACTCGAAGAACTGGGCGCCGTTCATCGAGGCCGGTCAGTACGCGCGCGCCAGGCCCAAGCTATCGAACTTCAACCAGTTCAACAACCGGATGGTCCAGGCGATCCAGGAGGCCCTGGGCGACCAGAAGTCGCCCCAGCAGGCGCTGGACGACGCGCAGGCCGACCTCGAAGAGATGATGCAGTAA
- a CDS encoding ABC transporter ATP-binding protein yields MSQVRLSNVTKVYDDELLAVKEVDLTVRDGEFLVMVGPSGCGKSTTLRMIAGLETVTAGEIAIGDQVVNDVRPQDRDIAMVFQNYALYPHMTVRENMSFGLRLSDEYDDDEIDRRVDEAAELLEIPELLDQYPKQLSGGQQQRVALGRSIVRDPAVFLMDEPLSNLDAKLRTQMRTELQRIQEELGVTTIYVTHDQTEAMTMGDRIAILNNGELQQVAEPEVCYDRPNNEFVAGFIGSPSMNFFDVDVTPTDGGVQLAGDGFETALPVSLDAGRYTLGVRPEDLSVATGGGHFETVVDVVEPMGSDNFLYLHRPGGDGEIVARVDSEFHPEPGETIALDFEPADAHFFDEDGERVPLGDEPEPVTTT; encoded by the coding sequence ATGAGCCAGGTACGGCTTTCGAACGTAACCAAGGTGTACGACGACGAGCTTCTCGCCGTCAAGGAGGTGGATCTCACCGTCCGGGACGGGGAATTTCTCGTCATGGTCGGTCCCTCCGGCTGCGGGAAGTCGACGACGCTGCGGATGATCGCCGGGCTCGAGACGGTCACCGCGGGCGAGATCGCGATCGGTGATCAGGTCGTCAACGACGTGCGTCCCCAGGACCGCGACATCGCGATGGTGTTCCAGAACTACGCGTTGTACCCGCACATGACCGTGCGGGAGAACATGTCGTTCGGGCTGCGGCTCTCGGACGAGTACGACGACGACGAGATCGACAGGCGCGTCGACGAGGCCGCGGAGCTTCTCGAGATTCCCGAACTCCTCGACCAGTACCCCAAGCAGCTCTCGGGCGGTCAGCAACAGCGGGTGGCGCTCGGCCGCTCGATCGTCCGCGATCCGGCGGTCTTCCTGATGGACGAGCCGCTCTCGAACCTCGACGCCAAGTTGCGGACGCAGATGCGGACGGAACTCCAGCGCATCCAGGAGGAACTCGGCGTGACGACGATCTACGTCACCCACGACCAGACCGAGGCGATGACGATGGGCGATCGGATCGCCATCCTCAACAACGGCGAACTCCAGCAGGTGGCCGAACCCGAAGTCTGCTACGACCGGCCGAACAACGAGTTCGTCGCCGGCTTCATCGGCTCGCCGTCGATGAACTTCTTCGACGTCGACGTGACGCCGACCGACGGCGGCGTTCAGCTGGCCGGCGACGGCTTCGAGACGGCCCTCCCGGTGTCGCTGGACGCCGGCCGGTACACGCTGGGCGTTCGCCCGGAGGACCTGTCTGTCGCGACCGGCGGCGGCCACTTCGAAACCGTCGTCGACGTCGTCGAGCCGATGGGGTCGGACAACTTCCTCTACCTGCACCGGCCGGGGGGAGACGGGGAGATCGTCGCCCGCGTCGACAGCGAGTTTCACCCCGAACCGGGCGAGACGATCGCCCTCGATTTCGAACCGGCGGACGCCCACTTCTTCGACGAGGACGGCGAGCGGGTCCCGCTGGGCGACGAACCCGAACCGGTCACGACTACCTGA
- a CDS encoding creatininase family protein — protein MIYDSIGATDSEWAGKPYAAIRDTAEEDGSVLVVPVGSIEQHGHHLPVATDTILVDAVVHGGSEQVGADVPVLVTPPVWTGFSPHHLPFGGTLSLEFDHLRALLEDVALTGVENGFDAVCFVNGHGGNAALIDAVVSTVGTSTDAEVLGTTYFTLATDEIESLRDSETGGMAHGGEYETSLMLHLRPDLVADDDVRDGTVWDEHYDWGGSDLLDAGPLSVYRSFDQYSDSGAIGSPELASAEKGASIYDVVTSELAALLVAIHEHNA, from the coding sequence ATGATATACGATTCCATCGGAGCGACCGACAGCGAGTGGGCCGGCAAACCGTACGCGGCGATCCGGGACACCGCCGAGGAGGACGGATCCGTCCTCGTCGTCCCGGTTGGCAGTATCGAACAGCACGGCCACCACCTCCCCGTCGCGACCGACACCATCCTCGTCGACGCCGTCGTCCACGGCGGGTCCGAGCAGGTCGGCGCGGACGTACCGGTCCTGGTGACGCCGCCGGTCTGGACCGGGTTCTCGCCGCATCACCTCCCGTTCGGCGGCACCCTGTCGCTGGAGTTCGACCACCTCCGGGCGCTCCTGGAGGACGTGGCGCTGACCGGCGTCGAGAACGGGTTTGACGCGGTGTGTTTCGTGAACGGCCACGGCGGCAACGCGGCGCTCATCGACGCCGTCGTCAGCACGGTCGGGACGTCGACGGACGCCGAGGTGCTCGGGACGACCTACTTCACGCTCGCGACGGACGAGATCGAGTCACTCCGCGACAGCGAGACCGGGGGCATGGCCCACGGCGGCGAGTACGAGACGTCGCTCATGTTGCACCTCCGGCCGGACCTGGTCGCCGACGACGACGTTCGGGACGGGACAGTCTGGGACGAACACTACGACTGGGGCGGCAGCGATCTCCTCGACGCGGGACCGCTCTCCGTCTATCGATCGTTCGACCAGTACTCCGACTCCGGCGCCATCGGCTCGCCCGAACTGGCCAGCGCCGAGAAGGGCGCCAGCATCTACGACGTCGTCACGAGCGAACTCGCGGCCCTCCTCGTGGCGATCCACGAACACAACGCCTGA
- a CDS encoding carbohydrate ABC transporter permease codes for MTMAGQQRSRLRKVRIYGVLIALLGIMMFPFYTMFSSTFKPESEIFSSPATLFPNDPSIEAYLAVWGQTDVLLWIGNSFIISLGTVALTLLLAIPAAYSCARNEFVGKRSFLLSVLVVQMFAPVVLIVGLFDVITSFGIYNSYLAVIIPAAAFTLPFNVWMLYGYFQTIPVSLEESARIDGASQLQILTKIVLPLTKPALVASVTYTFLYAWNRLLFVLTFLTDAGKYNIPRGVFSMVGALQTDWRMMLTVSVIGIIPLLILFAFLEEYIVAGMTAGAVKE; via the coding sequence ATGACGATGGCCGGCCAGCAGCGGAGCAGACTCAGGAAAGTCCGCATCTACGGCGTCCTGATCGCCCTGCTGGGGATCATGATGTTCCCCTTCTACACGATGTTCTCGAGCACGTTCAAGCCGGAGTCGGAGATCTTCTCCAGTCCGGCGACGCTGTTCCCCAACGACCCGTCGATCGAGGCGTACCTCGCCGTCTGGGGCCAGACCGACGTGTTGCTGTGGATCGGCAACAGCTTCATCATCTCGCTGGGCACTGTCGCGCTGACGCTGCTCCTGGCGATTCCGGCCGCGTACTCCTGTGCGCGCAACGAGTTCGTCGGCAAGCGCTCGTTCCTGCTGTCAGTCCTCGTCGTGCAGATGTTCGCGCCGGTGGTGCTGATCGTCGGCCTGTTCGACGTCATCACCAGCTTCGGGATCTACAACTCCTACCTCGCCGTGATCATCCCGGCCGCGGCGTTCACGCTGCCGTTCAACGTCTGGATGCTGTACGGCTACTTCCAGACGATCCCGGTGTCGCTGGAGGAGTCCGCTCGCATCGACGGCGCGAGCCAGCTGCAGATCCTCACGAAGATCGTACTGCCGCTGACCAAGCCCGCGCTCGTCGCCAGCGTCACGTACACGTTCCTCTACGCGTGGAACCGCCTGCTGTTCGTGCTCACGTTCCTGACCGACGCCGGGAAGTACAACATCCCGCGCGGGGTCTTCTCGATGGTCGGGGCGCTCCAGACCGACTGGCGGATGATGCTGACCGTGTCGGTCATCGGGATCATCCCGCTGCTGATCCTCTTCGCCTTCCTCGAGGAGTACATCGTCGCCGGCATGACCGCCGGTGCCGTCAAGGAGTGA